A genome region from Marinobacter panjinensis includes the following:
- a CDS encoding response regulator, whose product MAIKNALLVDDSKVARFALSKLLEGRDMEVNMAGSAEEALDFLNANKRPDVIFMDHLMPGMNGVEATKAIKGNPETAAIPIIMCTSKKSQSFMEEARNFGVYNILTKPPHTEGLSLVLEQLDSDVTDGNLPEPPEPGNAVAGATEDEPLDIPTDASLEMSPKADGEPQGNGSGSGPQVVPLTSDLIEQIARSAVKTHINNRLHELLSSLFDEQFDHLKRALDESGKRQEAAVEERLNAVTEMIEQRTRNLRDDVAAEVNLNLARELAELRKDLSRNTGFTSNHMAELKDHITSVQTIDTEFWQTLQSEAIQQAHEISRETAEDIAQRTIDLFVSQQRSATSRLYTMGLAASLGIFAVGIAWLSGLFG is encoded by the coding sequence ATGGCGATCAAGAATGCACTCCTGGTAGACGACTCGAAAGTGGCTCGATTTGCCCTGAGCAAACTGCTGGAAGGCCGGGACATGGAAGTGAATATGGCCGGCTCGGCAGAGGAGGCGCTGGACTTCCTCAACGCCAATAAGCGCCCCGATGTGATCTTCATGGATCACCTGATGCCGGGCATGAATGGCGTGGAAGCCACGAAGGCCATCAAGGGCAATCCGGAAACAGCCGCCATCCCCATCATCATGTGCACCTCGAAGAAGTCCCAGTCGTTTATGGAGGAGGCACGCAATTTCGGTGTCTACAACATTCTCACCAAGCCGCCTCACACAGAGGGCCTCAGCCTGGTCCTGGAGCAGCTTGACAGCGATGTGACCGATGGCAACCTTCCCGAACCACCGGAACCGGGCAACGCCGTCGCCGGGGCTACGGAGGACGAACCTCTGGACATCCCCACGGATGCATCCCTGGAAATGTCTCCGAAAGCCGATGGTGAACCGCAGGGCAATGGCAGCGGTAGCGGCCCGCAGGTGGTTCCACTGACCAGCGATCTGATCGAACAGATTGCCCGCTCGGCTGTGAAGACTCACATCAACAATCGCCTGCATGAACTGCTCAGCTCACTGTTCGACGAACAGTTTGACCACCTCAAGCGGGCGCTGGACGAATCCGGCAAAAGACAGGAAGCAGCAGTTGAAGAGCGTCTCAACGCTGTGACCGAAATGATCGAACAGCGTACTCGCAATCTCCGGGATGACGTGGCAGCAGAGGTCAATCTCAACCTGGCTCGTGAGCTGGCCGAGTTGCGCAAGGATCTGTCCCGCAACACGGGCTTCACCAGCAATCACATGGCAGAACTCAAAGACCACATCACCAGCGTACAGACCATTGATACCGAGTTCTGGCAGACCCTGCAATCAGAAGCCATACAGCAGGCCCACGAGATCTCCCGGGAAACCGCCGAGGACATCGCCCAGCGCACTATCGATCTGTTTGTATCCCAGCAGCGTTCGGCCACATCCCGCCTCTACACCATGGGCCTGGCCGCCAGCCTGGGCATTTTTGCAGTGGGCATCGCCTGGTTGTCAGGGCTGTTCGGGTAA
- a CDS encoding PEGA domain-containing protein: MVDFRPLLFVNALALMLLVTAGFASVRNDLSMGTDIIASEPEAKETIATVSTDTLEPASDQLYREDSTTEASAAETPELPLGDSALAASGEPTGDEADTDRRARGRITGEPFFIPELPEDPEMLAVAEPHSAMPETRTDASPQQPEEPRPTTGKLVLRSNVVGDEVTINGKHYGATRLDLELEPGRYEVVISKEGHKPWQQTVALAAGNEKTLVGKLDAYTRVEYRDGTWVGGIKTGDGIYEDAKGLRYEGHFVDGEFDGKGTAWYPDGSRYKGDWREGQRHGEGTWRNADDTRYTGQFRNDQFDGQGTLTLANDDILTGQWSEGQLNGHGSLTTSDGMLYVGGFRNDEFHGEGTLTYPDGRHYEGEFSNGEFHGKGKEVFADGKKYEGEYIEGSFHGKGLLRNPNGSSIEATFRYGEPYGQVRLTTAAGEIFTARTKEPGVCYREKSYRATQCPKLEGW, encoded by the coding sequence ATGGTCGATTTCAGACCGCTACTGTTCGTCAACGCCCTGGCACTGATGCTTCTGGTGACGGCCGGCTTTGCATCGGTGCGCAATGATCTTTCCATGGGCACGGATATCATTGCCAGTGAGCCGGAAGCCAAAGAAACCATCGCCACCGTTTCCACAGATACCCTGGAACCCGCATCCGACCAACTTTACCGGGAAGACAGCACCACCGAAGCCAGCGCTGCTGAAACTCCGGAACTGCCATTGGGGGACAGCGCTCTGGCCGCTTCCGGAGAACCCACTGGTGACGAGGCCGACACTGATCGTCGCGCCCGCGGCCGCATCACCGGCGAGCCCTTCTTTATTCCCGAACTACCCGAAGACCCGGAAATGCTGGCGGTTGCTGAACCCCATTCGGCAATGCCTGAAACGCGCACAGACGCATCCCCACAACAACCGGAAGAGCCCCGCCCGACAACCGGCAAGCTGGTGCTGCGCTCAAACGTGGTCGGCGATGAGGTCACTATCAACGGCAAGCACTACGGTGCCACCCGGCTGGATCTGGAACTGGAACCCGGCAGATACGAAGTGGTTATCAGCAAGGAGGGCCACAAGCCATGGCAGCAAACAGTAGCGCTCGCCGCTGGCAATGAAAAGACGCTGGTGGGCAAACTGGACGCCTACACCCGGGTCGAATACCGCGACGGCACCTGGGTTGGCGGCATCAAAACCGGCGATGGCATCTATGAAGATGCCAAGGGCCTGCGCTACGAAGGACACTTCGTGGATGGCGAGTTTGATGGCAAAGGTACCGCCTGGTACCCCGACGGCAGTCGCTATAAAGGCGATTGGCGTGAGGGGCAGCGCCACGGTGAAGGGACCTGGCGGAATGCTGACGACACCCGCTATACCGGCCAGTTCCGCAACGACCAGTTTGACGGCCAGGGCACGCTGACCCTGGCGAACGATGATATTCTGACCGGGCAATGGTCCGAAGGACAGCTGAACGGACATGGCTCACTCACTACGTCGGACGGCATGCTTTATGTCGGCGGCTTCCGGAACGACGAATTTCATGGCGAAGGCACCCTCACCTACCCCGACGGACGACATTACGAAGGCGAATTTTCCAACGGCGAGTTCCATGGCAAAGGCAAGGAAGTGTTTGCCGATGGCAAGAAATACGAAGGTGAATACATCGAAGGCTCGTTCCACGGCAAGGGGCTGCTACGCAATCCCAACGGCAGCTCGATCGAGGCCACTTTCAGGTATGGCGAACCCTACGGACAGGTGCGCCTGACAACGGCGGCCGGGGAGATTTTCACCGCCCGGACCAAGGAACCCGGTGTTTGTTATCGGGAGAAGAGCTATCGGGCAACCCAATGCCCGAAACTGGAAGGCTGGTAA
- the ppsR gene encoding posphoenolpyruvate synthetase regulatory kinase/phosphorylase PpsR, with protein MKRTAFFISDGTGLTAEALGHSLLAQFEKIDFERITVPYIDDTDKAREMVKRINKAADVDGTRPLVFDTIVNSDIRDLISGADGFMVDIFGTFLSPLEQELRSSSSYTVGKSHAINNEGSYERRIKAVNFALDNDDGARTRHYNEADLILVGASRSGKTPTCLYLALQYGVKAANYPITEEDLEDQKMPAALRNHKEKIFGLTIEPERLATIRNERKPNSRYSSLKQCMHEIEEIELMYRRERIPYLNTTAYSVEEISTRIMVSTGLKRNR; from the coding sequence ATGAAAAGAACCGCTTTCTTTATTTCCGATGGTACTGGCCTGACCGCCGAAGCTCTCGGCCACAGCCTGCTGGCGCAATTCGAGAAAATCGATTTCGAGCGCATTACGGTGCCATACATCGATGACACTGACAAAGCCCGGGAAATGGTCAAACGCATCAACAAGGCAGCGGACGTTGACGGTACACGGCCTCTGGTCTTTGACACCATCGTAAACAGCGATATCCGCGATCTTATTTCCGGCGCCGACGGCTTCATGGTGGACATCTTCGGAACCTTCCTGAGCCCGCTTGAGCAGGAACTGAGGTCGTCTTCGTCCTACACTGTCGGCAAGTCCCACGCCATCAACAACGAAGGCAGCTACGAGCGAAGAATCAAAGCCGTCAACTTCGCGCTGGATAACGACGATGGCGCACGCACCCGTCACTATAACGAGGCCGACCTTATTCTGGTGGGCGCTTCCCGCAGCGGAAAAACGCCCACGTGCCTGTATCTGGCTCTGCAATATGGCGTAAAGGCTGCCAACTACCCCATTACCGAAGAAGATCTGGAAGACCAGAAAATGCCGGCCGCCCTTCGCAACCACAAGGAAAAGATCTTCGGGCTGACCATCGAGCCTGAACGGCTGGCCACGATCCGCAATGAGCGCAAGCCGAATTCCCGGTACTCGTCCCTGAAACAGTGCATGCACGAAATCGAGGAAATAGAACTGATGTACCGCAGGGAGCGGATCCCTTACCTCAATACGACAGCCTACTCAGTGGAAGAAATATCCACCCGTATCATGGTAAGCACCGGGCTCAAACGCAACCGTTAG
- a CDS encoding 6-pyruvoyl trahydropterin synthase family protein: MNHLFVDNLTVIDFAYLDASRGLVGESWIVDVVLGGELDDQGMVFDFSNVKRTIKRVIDERVDHRLVIPRGNSGLEWNEDEPDRFVWHLTDGTRILHQSPDEAVVWLSSERVVPSAVATLLEHELRAVLPANVTDVEISLREDVIEGAYYHYVHGLKKHLGNCQRIAHGHRSPIRIDRNGHRDRDLENRWAKLWQDIYVGSEEDVTRRWVAADGTEYVTFEYEANQGEFALTLPESRVYMLDSDTTVELIAAHIAEQLKAEFPEDIIRVKAYEGVGKGAIASRGLS; this comes from the coding sequence ATGAACCACCTTTTCGTAGACAATCTGACGGTTATCGACTTTGCCTATCTGGACGCCTCCCGCGGGCTCGTGGGCGAAAGCTGGATTGTGGATGTGGTTCTGGGTGGCGAGCTGGACGACCAGGGTATGGTGTTTGATTTCAGTAACGTCAAACGCACCATCAAGCGGGTAATTGATGAGCGAGTGGATCACCGCCTGGTGATCCCCCGGGGCAATAGCGGGCTCGAATGGAACGAAGACGAGCCGGACCGCTTTGTGTGGCATCTGACAGACGGCACCCGCATTCTTCATCAATCCCCGGACGAGGCCGTGGTTTGGCTGTCCTCTGAACGGGTGGTTCCATCTGCGGTCGCAACTCTTCTGGAGCACGAGTTGCGGGCAGTGCTGCCGGCCAATGTGACGGACGTGGAGATTTCACTACGGGAAGATGTGATTGAAGGTGCCTACTACCACTACGTTCATGGGCTGAAAAAACATCTGGGTAACTGCCAGCGGATTGCTCACGGACACCGCTCCCCGATCCGGATTGACCGCAACGGTCATCGCGACCGGGATCTTGAAAATCGCTGGGCGAAGTTGTGGCAGGATATCTACGTGGGGTCCGAGGAAGATGTAACCCGGCGCTGGGTAGCCGCGGACGGCACGGAATATGTGACCTTCGAATATGAGGCAAACCAGGGAGAATTTGCGCTGACGCTGCCGGAGAGCCGGGTTTACATGCTGGATTCCGATACGACGGTGGAGCTGATTGCAGCTCATATTGCCGAGCAGCTTAAAGCAGAATTTCCGGAGGATATTATTCGAGTGAAGGCTTATGAGGGGGTTGGAAAAGGCGCTATTGCTTCAAGGGGTCTGTCCTAG
- a CDS encoding insulinase family protein: MAAVIENTVHPAFEMLRSHRVSTLNVTVEEYRHRKTGARHLHLAADNDENVFFVALRTFPMDSSGVAHVLEHTALCGSERFPVRDPFFMMIHRSLNTFMNAFTSSDWTAYPFASMNRKDFDNLLTVYLDSVFFSTLDPLDFAQEGHRLEFDTPEDPSSDLVYRGVVYNEMKGAMSAPTSQLWQNLSSQLFPTTTYHYNSGGEPDHIVDLSYDDLLRFYRHHYHPSNAIFATYGDIPAHEHHERFEELALKRFDYLDVELPVRDEKRMFSPIRVDQSYAVSEGEETGHKTHIVMGWLLGHSFDLQENLEGQLLASVLLENSASPLMRALETTDIGHSPSPMCGLEDSNREMTFVCGIEGSEPDKQGDLEQLIEQTLAKVVEEGVSQDRLEAILHQLELHQREIAGDSFPYGLQLIMTAISPMVHGGDPVELLDLEPVLVDMREKIRDPDYVPGLIRSKLLENPHRVTLTLRPDDKLESRRQAAIREALARRKASLTDDEVQQIIDRARALEERQTRKDDDSILPKVDLSDVPLQLPEPEARFAGDMSATIYARGTNGLVYEQVVVPVPNLSEDELLLLPYYTTLIPEVGCGNLDYLQMQDRISAESGGISASFSAKGRIDDVQDLSGYIVFNGKALARNREALTRLLKDVFDGARFDEKERVRELVAQIRARREQGVTGSGHALAMGAASQGISPGAWLSFRLGGLAAIRGVKALDKSLDDPAELEKLCERLAALHERIRQQTREFLLIGEEEHLDPMLTELKSIWGDTNAAAGDSWKLAPVSYQAREAWLTSTQVNFCAKAYSTVAIDHPDAAALTVLGGFLRNGYLHRAIREKGGAYGGGAGQDSVNGTFRFFSYRDPRLGETLGDFDRALDWLQEEQHDPQELEESILGVIGQLDRPRSPAGAARHAFHNRLFGRTPEQRARFRERVLAVTLEDIKRVAREWLKPESASVAVVTSFENRDSARKLGLEIQEL; encoded by the coding sequence ATGGCGGCAGTGATCGAGAACACAGTCCATCCGGCGTTTGAAATGCTACGAAGTCACCGCGTCAGCACGCTGAACGTGACCGTCGAAGAATACCGTCACCGTAAAACCGGCGCCCGCCACCTGCACCTGGCGGCAGATAACGACGAGAATGTGTTTTTTGTGGCGCTGCGGACCTTTCCGATGGATTCCTCCGGGGTCGCCCATGTCCTGGAGCATACTGCACTTTGCGGTAGTGAACGCTTCCCGGTGCGGGATCCGTTTTTCATGATGATTCACCGTTCCCTGAACACCTTCATGAATGCGTTCACCAGCAGCGACTGGACGGCATACCCGTTTGCCAGCATGAACCGCAAGGATTTTGATAACCTGCTGACGGTCTACCTGGATTCGGTGTTTTTCTCCACGCTTGATCCGTTGGATTTTGCCCAGGAAGGCCATCGCCTGGAATTCGACACGCCGGAGGATCCCTCCTCGGATCTGGTCTACCGTGGCGTGGTGTACAACGAGATGAAAGGCGCCATGAGTGCACCGACGTCCCAGTTGTGGCAGAACCTGTCCAGCCAGTTGTTCCCCACCACTACCTATCACTACAACAGTGGCGGTGAGCCAGACCACATAGTCGATTTGAGCTACGATGATCTGTTGCGCTTCTACCGGCACCATTACCATCCCAGCAACGCGATTTTTGCCACTTACGGCGATATTCCGGCCCATGAGCACCATGAGCGGTTCGAAGAGCTTGCGCTCAAGCGGTTTGATTACCTGGATGTAGAGCTGCCGGTGCGGGACGAGAAGCGGATGTTTTCGCCGATCCGGGTTGATCAGAGCTATGCCGTCAGTGAAGGCGAGGAAACCGGCCACAAGACCCATATTGTGATGGGCTGGTTGCTGGGGCACAGCTTTGACCTGCAGGAAAATCTCGAAGGCCAGTTGCTGGCCAGTGTGTTACTGGAAAACAGCGCTTCGCCATTGATGCGGGCCCTGGAAACCACGGATATCGGGCACTCCCCCTCGCCCATGTGTGGCCTGGAGGACTCCAATCGCGAGATGACCTTCGTGTGTGGTATTGAGGGCAGCGAGCCGGACAAGCAGGGCGACCTCGAACAGTTGATCGAACAGACCCTGGCAAAAGTGGTGGAAGAGGGGGTCAGTCAGGACCGTCTGGAAGCCATTCTGCACCAGTTGGAGCTTCATCAGCGCGAAATTGCCGGCGACAGTTTCCCTTATGGCCTGCAGTTGATCATGACCGCCATTTCGCCGATGGTTCACGGCGGTGACCCGGTGGAGCTTCTGGACCTGGAGCCTGTGCTGGTGGATATGCGGGAGAAGATCCGGGATCCGGACTACGTGCCCGGCCTGATTCGCAGCAAACTGCTGGAAAACCCGCACCGGGTCACTCTCACTCTGCGTCCGGACGACAAGCTCGAAAGCCGCCGTCAGGCCGCGATCCGTGAGGCTCTGGCCCGTCGCAAGGCGTCACTGACCGATGACGAGGTCCAGCAGATTATCGACCGGGCCCGGGCACTCGAAGAACGCCAGACCCGCAAGGATGACGATTCCATACTGCCCAAGGTGGATTTGTCAGACGTGCCACTGCAGCTTCCGGAACCCGAAGCCCGGTTCGCCGGCGACATGTCGGCTACCATTTATGCGCGGGGGACCAACGGCCTGGTCTACGAACAGGTGGTCGTGCCGGTTCCGAACCTGTCCGAAGATGAGCTGCTGTTATTGCCGTACTACACCACGCTGATCCCGGAAGTAGGCTGCGGTAACCTGGATTACCTTCAGATGCAGGACCGTATTTCCGCTGAATCCGGCGGCATCAGTGCGTCATTCTCCGCCAAGGGGCGAATCGATGATGTGCAGGATCTGTCCGGCTACATTGTCTTTAACGGCAAGGCACTGGCCAGGAACCGCGAGGCATTGACCCGCCTGTTGAAGGACGTGTTCGACGGTGCCCGTTTCGATGAGAAAGAACGGGTTCGCGAACTGGTGGCCCAGATTCGCGCTCGCAGAGAGCAGGGGGTGACCGGCAGTGGTCACGCTCTGGCCATGGGCGCGGCCTCCCAGGGCATCAGTCCGGGAGCCTGGCTGTCATTCCGGCTCGGTGGCCTGGCGGCGATTCGCGGGGTCAAGGCCCTGGACAAGTCACTCGATGACCCGGCTGAACTGGAAAAGCTTTGTGAACGACTCGCCGCACTGCATGAGCGTATCCGGCAGCAAACCCGTGAGTTCCTGCTGATTGGCGAGGAAGAGCACCTGGACCCCATGCTCACTGAACTGAAATCCATCTGGGGCGACACCAACGCCGCAGCCGGTGATTCCTGGAAATTGGCGCCGGTCAGTTACCAGGCTCGCGAAGCATGGCTTACCTCAACTCAGGTGAACTTCTGCGCCAAGGCGTACAGCACCGTTGCCATCGATCATCCGGATGCTGCTGCACTGACGGTGTTGGGTGGCTTCTTGCGCAACGGATACCTGCACAGGGCGATCCGTGAAAAGGGGGGTGCCTACGGTGGTGGTGCCGGCCAGGACAGCGTTAACGGTACCTTCCGATTCTTCTCCTATCGCGATCCCCGGCTGGGTGAAACCCTCGGAGATTTCGACAGGGCCCTGGATTGGCTGCAGGAAGAGCAGCATGATCCTCAGGAGCTGGAGGAGTCCATCCTCGGGGTCATCGGCCAGCTCGACCGGCCACGCTCCCCGGCCGGTGCGGCCCGTCACGCCTTCCATAACCGCCTGTTCGGCCGCACCCCTGAGCAGCGCGCCCGCTTCCGGGAGCGTGTACTGGCGGTGACCCTGGAAGACATAAAGCGGGTGGCTAGGGAATGGCTGAAGCCGGAGAGCGCCAGTGTGGCGGTTGTCACCAGCTTTGAAAATCGCGACTCTGCCAGAAAACTCGGGCTGGAGATTCAGGAGCTGTAA
- a CDS encoding nucleotidyltransferase family protein: MENTDEDRHDDFPALVLAAGASRRMGRSKALLPVHSGTLLDHAIGQAKLLGAPVTVVAGGWYPLVRYRCRVQPSAWVFNRDWHKGMSASLKVGVGSLGAHAKGVFVVLLDQPLIESGALTALAQAARNNPSQPVAADLHGKPGAPAYIPRRLWPQVMMLEGDRGAAAILASNGAIRIAMAGAASDVDTPADWCRVNRQLPEQP, from the coding sequence ATGGAAAACACCGATGAAGATCGCCATGATGACTTCCCCGCACTGGTGTTGGCCGCCGGCGCGTCCCGGAGGATGGGCAGATCAAAGGCCCTGTTGCCGGTGCATTCGGGCACGCTACTGGATCACGCCATTGGCCAGGCAAAGCTGCTGGGTGCCCCGGTCACTGTCGTTGCGGGTGGTTGGTACCCGCTGGTTCGCTATCGTTGCCGTGTGCAACCGTCAGCCTGGGTATTTAACAGGGATTGGCACAAAGGTATGTCGGCGTCTTTGAAAGTCGGTGTGGGAAGTCTGGGGGCTCATGCCAAAGGGGTGTTTGTGGTGTTGCTGGATCAACCGCTGATTGAATCCGGCGCGCTGACCGCACTGGCGCAGGCGGCCAGAAATAACCCCTCGCAACCCGTGGCGGCAGATCTGCATGGCAAACCTGGTGCGCCGGCCTATATCCCCAGGCGTTTGTGGCCTCAGGTAATGATGCTGGAAGGAGACAGAGGGGCCGCCGCCATCCTTGCGAGCAACGGTGCCATCCGAATTGCCATGGCTGGCGCCGCTTCGGATGTGGATACGCCCGCAGACTGGTGCCGTGTCAACCGTCAGTTACCCGAACAGCCCTGA
- a CDS encoding zinc ABC transporter substrate-binding protein, with amino-acid sequence MIANRFVGATALGCAALLGSATALAATQVVTSLKPIELLVKAVAADDVEVTTLVQPGASPHNYTMKPSQRRALENADAIFWVGPELETFLTRLLSGNEFRDRTYSLMHGEDIPEIETEDDHGGHDDHAGHGHDHGDGEDPHIWLDPALALDMARDIHKVLVQQDGADVAALDANLKRFERDLSTAESDITTRLKPVAEIDLFTYHNAFTRFAEHYGLTLQGILTLNPELSPGARHIAEVQQKLQEANHPCLMTEPQFNRQWWRSITEGLDITFSTWDPLATDIEPGRDGYITFQQSLADAALRCLPENAQ; translated from the coding sequence ATGATCGCCAATCGCTTTGTCGGCGCCACCGCACTGGGATGTGCCGCACTCCTCGGATCCGCCACTGCCCTGGCGGCCACCCAGGTTGTCACGTCACTCAAACCCATCGAACTGCTGGTAAAAGCCGTGGCAGCGGACGATGTAGAAGTAACAACACTGGTCCAGCCCGGCGCGAGCCCCCATAACTACACCATGAAACCCTCTCAGCGCCGGGCCCTGGAGAATGCTGACGCCATTTTCTGGGTGGGGCCGGAGCTGGAAACCTTTCTCACACGCCTGCTCAGCGGCAATGAGTTTCGGGACCGCACCTACTCACTGATGCACGGAGAAGATATACCCGAGATTGAAACCGAAGATGATCACGGTGGTCACGATGATCACGCCGGGCACGGCCACGATCACGGCGACGGCGAGGACCCGCATATCTGGTTGGACCCCGCACTGGCACTGGATATGGCAAGGGATATTCACAAGGTACTCGTGCAGCAGGATGGCGCCGACGTGGCTGCCCTTGACGCCAACCTCAAACGGTTTGAGCGAGACCTGTCCACCGCCGAAAGTGACATTACCACCCGACTGAAGCCTGTGGCAGAGATCGACCTGTTCACCTACCACAACGCCTTCACGCGATTCGCAGAGCACTATGGCCTGACACTGCAAGGTATCCTGACCCTGAATCCCGAGTTGTCTCCGGGCGCACGGCATATTGCAGAGGTGCAACAGAAGCTGCAGGAGGCCAACCATCCCTGCCTGATGACGGAACCCCAGTTCAATCGCCAGTGGTGGCGCTCGATCACTGAAGGCCTGGATATTACCTTCAGCACCTGGGACCCGCTTGCCACGGACATCGAGCCCGGCCGCGACGGGTATATCACTTTCCAGCAGAGCCTGGCAGACGCGGCGCTCAGGTGTTTACCAGAGAATGCCCAGTAA
- the gltX gene encoding glutamate--tRNA ligase: protein MTVRTRIAPSPTGDPHVGTAFVALFNLCFARQHGGQFILRIEDTDQVRSTDESEQDILQALRWLGLEWDEGPDVGGPHGPYRQSERKDSYRQYALDLVTKGHAFYCFRTPEELDAIREERKAQGLNPGIKGDLELPEEEVNRRLDAGDPYVIRMKVPEHGVCEIEDMLRGTIEIDWSQVDSQILLKSDGMPTYHLANVVDDHLMEITHVLRGEEWINSAPKHKLLYEYFGWDMPMLCHLPLLRNPDKSKLSKRKNPTSINFYERMGFLPEAVTNYLGRMGWSMPDEREKFTLDEMIENFDIQRVSLGGPVFDVEKLRWLNGQWIRDELSDEQFIERMRHWWFNEQALRDLVPHIKGRAEVFSDVAPMASFMFSGMLNLKPEDFSHNKLDEAQVKRVLQFTLWKLEAQRHWSKDNIFADIKTLAKSMELKMGDFMFAIFVAIAGTPNSWSVMDSMAMLGPDMTRSRLRHALEVLGGFSKKETKRVEKEYAALLAE from the coding sequence ATGACCGTACGTACCCGAATCGCACCGTCCCCCACCGGTGATCCCCACGTTGGTACCGCTTTCGTGGCGCTGTTTAATCTGTGCTTTGCCCGACAACACGGCGGCCAGTTTATTCTGCGGATTGAAGATACGGACCAGGTCCGCAGTACCGATGAGTCCGAACAGGACATCCTGCAAGCCCTGCGCTGGTTGGGACTTGAATGGGACGAAGGCCCTGATGTGGGTGGTCCTCATGGCCCCTACAGGCAGTCAGAGCGCAAGGACTCGTATCGGCAGTACGCATTGGATCTGGTCACCAAGGGGCATGCGTTCTACTGTTTCCGCACCCCGGAAGAGCTGGATGCCATCCGTGAAGAACGCAAGGCCCAGGGCCTGAACCCGGGCATCAAGGGTGATCTGGAACTGCCGGAAGAAGAGGTCAATCGCCGCCTGGATGCGGGCGACCCGTATGTGATTCGCATGAAAGTACCGGAACACGGCGTCTGCGAGATCGAGGACATGCTCCGTGGCACCATCGAGATCGACTGGTCCCAGGTAGACAGCCAGATCCTGCTGAAGTCCGACGGCATGCCCACCTACCATCTGGCCAACGTGGTGGACGATCACCTGATGGAAATCACCCACGTGCTGCGTGGCGAAGAATGGATCAACTCCGCCCCCAAGCACAAACTGCTGTATGAGTATTTTGGCTGGGATATGCCGATGCTGTGCCATCTACCGCTGCTGCGTAACCCGGACAAGAGCAAGCTGTCCAAACGCAAGAATCCCACCAGCATCAATTTCTACGAGCGCATGGGGTTCCTGCCGGAGGCAGTGACGAATTACCTGGGCCGCATGGGCTGGTCCATGCCGGACGAAAGAGAGAAATTTACCCTGGATGAAATGATCGAGAACTTCGACATCCAGCGTGTCTCCCTGGGTGGCCCGGTTTTCGATGTGGAGAAACTGCGCTGGCTCAACGGCCAGTGGATCCGCGACGAACTCAGTGATGAACAGTTTATCGAGCGCATGCGCCACTGGTGGTTCAACGAGCAGGCCCTGCGGGACCTGGTGCCCCATATCAAGGGCAGGGCGGAAGTGTTCAGCGACGTGGCGCCGATGGCCTCGTTCATGTTCTCCGGCATGCTCAACCTCAAACCGGAAGATTTCAGCCACAACAAGCTGGACGAAGCCCAGGTCAAGCGGGTACTCCAGTTCACCCTGTGGAAACTGGAGGCCCAGCGACACTGGAGCAAAGACAACATTTTTGCCGACATCAAAACCCTGGCCAAGTCCATGGAACTGAAAATGGGTGATTTTATGTTCGCCATCTTCGTGGCCATCGCCGGAACCCCCAATTCCTGGTCCGTGATGGACTCCATGGCCATGCTCGGCCCGGACATGACCCGCTCCCGCCTGCGCCATGCTCTTGAAGTCCTGGGCGGTTTCTCCAAGAAGGAAACCAAGCGGGTGGAGAAGGAGTATGCAGCCCTGCTTGCCGAGTAA